The DNA region CAATATAAATGACTAAATTTATATTAAACCCGTTATATTAAAATAGGGTGTAAATTTAGGAATCCCTAAGTACAATTTATCATTACCGCCTAAAATATAACCCTGACTTCTCATGTTCCAAAACAATAGTAATAATGGGAGACGAGTCACACACACAGAAAAAAGATGGTGTTTGACGGAGAAGCCGCGTCGTCGCTGGTGAAGGAACTGAGGGTGAGTTTCAGTTCCGGTAAGACGCGAAGTTACGAATGGAGAATATCGCAGGTGAAGGCTCTTTTGAAAATGATGGCTGAACGAGAGGATGAAATCGTTGATGCTCTTCGTTCTGACCTTGCTAAACCGCCACTCGAAACGGTCGTCTACGAGGTAATGTTATCTTCATGCTTAAGTTAATTCAAATCATGAAAGTTATCTTCCTCAATTACAGAGTAAGTGTTGTTCAACTCTTAATTAACCGATGCGATTTTGTTTTGCAGATTGGTATGTTTAAAAACTCATGTGAACTCGTGCTCAGGGAATTGAAACAATGGATGACACCAGAAAAGGTTATTTTTTACTTTAATTTCTACATTTATATTGCTTATATATATTGTTAGTTTATTTGATATATCATATGAAGTTTCTTTAATTATTTCAGGCTAAAACTTCAATCACAACTTTTCCGTCTTCGGCTGAAATCATACCTGAACCACTTGGTGTTGTGTTAGTCATCTCCGCGTGGAACTATCCATTTTGTAAGTCGACTTGAGCCgattggattgacttatttgaaTTTATCTGTAATTATACAAACAACATATAGATAATTTATATGATAATAATCTATATGTTAGTATTAAAATGTTTTTTAGTTGATATTTTCAGCTTATTGTTTCTTTGATGATGATCTATGAAGAATATAATATTAGTATTATTCTTTGTCTTTCTAGTGTTGTCCCTTGATCCAGTTGTCGGAGCTATAGCAGCTGGTAATGCTGTGGTTCTAAAACCATCAGAAATTGCTCCGGCTTCATCTTCACTGCTGGCGAAATTGTTAGGGGAGTACTTGGATAACTCGTCTATAAGAGTTGTGGAAGGAGCGGTGGATGAAACTACTGCCTTGTTGCAACAAAAGTGGGACAAAATTTTCTACACAGGTTTgtcttgtttgttattattgaTCTGTTTTTCATGGATGGCTGCGAGTTTTGAACAAAAAATGGTACTAGCATAAGTAATTCTTGAATATATCAGGTAATGGAAAAGTGGGACGGATAGTGATGGCTGCTGCTGCAAAACACCTTACACCAGTTGTTCTTGAACTTGGAGGAAAATCTCCAACTGTTGTTGATTCAAATGTCAATTTAGAGGTATTGAGTAAGGCCGAGTTTGTGTTGATTAGTTTGAGTTTATCTATTGACTAAAACCGTGTTTGTATTCACAAGGTTGCTGCAAGACGGATCATTTCTGGCAAATGGGGCTGTAACAATGGACAAGCCTGCATTTCTCCTGATTATCTTATAACAACAAAAGAATTTGCTCCGAAATTGGTATGAAATTTTCTTTGTGTAATCAAGAGTTGTAAATCTTTGTCTGTGTGTATCTAATGGTTGGTGCTTCTCATTTCCAGGTAGACGCGTTAAAGACTGAATTGGAAAACTGTTTTGGAAAGAACCCAATAGAATCCAACGATTTGTCGCGCATTGTGAACTCTAACCACTTTGCTCGCTTGTTAAAGTTCTTGGACGACGATAAGGTTTCTGGCAAGATTGTTTATGGAGGTGAAAAGGATGAAAGCAAATTGTAAGCTCTCATCTTGTTTCTTATTTTGAGTTTAAGATAGTGAAATTCAATGGATTTTGACACAAGCAAATTACAGGAGGATTGCTCCAACTATTTTATTAGACGTTCCACAAGATTCTCTGATAATGAGTGAGGAAATCTTTGGTCCATTGCTTCCGATAGTCACGGTAAGAATAAAAGCACACAAAAAAGAACTCATTTTATGTCATTTAGTTCAAATTTCATCTGTCTTCTTTGGTTATTTTTTACAGTAAAACTTCCAATGCCTGATATGAAGCTAGAGTTTTATTGTTATAAGTTTGTAACCATTTTGATTTCCAGTAATGAGTTGATGAAACTTGAAATTTTAATCATGAAGTACTGCTTATAGCTTGTAAGTAGTTGTTTGGCAAATTGCTCTTTCATGAACTTTCTATTTCAAAACCATGCTGTAGTGTTACTCTCTAAATTTGCTGTGGGTAAATAGTCTTCTACCTCTTACTTGCTTTCAATATTACTTGATGAGCATAGGTTTTCATGTTGTATCTTACCATTTCACTTTAGATAAATATTATTACATTAAGACCTCATTTGGTTTATAAACTTGTATTATAACTGCAGATTTGGTTCTGCCAGAGCCGTAAACCGGCGCTACATCAGTGATTGTGTGCCTTTGAAAATCCGCATACAAGCATCGGCAGGTTTTGTTAGTGCCAGCGCTCTTGGAATGGCCTGTGGTCCTGCATTAG from Lathyrus oleraceus cultivar Zhongwan6 chromosome 1, CAAS_Psat_ZW6_1.0, whole genome shotgun sequence includes:
- the LOC127087516 gene encoding betaine aldehyde dehydrogenase, chloroplastic, yielding MVFDGEAASSLVKELRVSFSSGKTRSYEWRISQVKALLKMMAEREDEIVDALRSDLAKPPLETVVYEIGMFKNSCELVLRELKQWMTPEKAKTSITTFPSSAEIIPEPLGVVLVISAWNYPFLLSLDPVVGAIAAGNAVVLKPSEIAPASSSLLAKLLGEYLDNSSIRVVEGAVDETTALLQQKWDKIFYTGNGKVGRIVMAAAAKHLTPVVLELGGKSPTVVDSNVNLEVAARRIISGKWGCNNGQACISPDYLITTKEFAPKLVDALKTELENCFGKNPIESNDLSRIVNSNHFARLLKFLDDDKVSGKIVYGGEKDESKLRIAPTILLDVPQDSLIMSEEIFGPLLPIVTVRIKAHKKELILCHLVQISSVFFGYFLQFGSARAVNRRYISDCVPLKIRIQASAGFVSASALGMACGPALAGLLQTNFKIYNVTFNQDTLPGWVMTIAWLIYSIWLWISFVEPSREFEEDRKTDKSQKSNAAPEESRQPATSIGSAYRLLTPSVKVQLLIYFMLKYVMEILLAESSVITTYYFKWSTGTVAIFLAGLGLTVLPINIIVGSYVSNWFDDRQILLASEIMVLIGIVSAFHVIIPYSELQYICSGLLMFVSAEVLEVYLLLNCTYGDKIIVVHALNQLKLYVFLCRVKKGHQQDNGWACGYYVMKNMFDIIDACIVERFNEIFTDTSSYEKESIDHIRQLWAQFFLQKVEEQENQEKKDLMTKQKRLKKTYI